From the genome of Winogradskyella forsetii, one region includes:
- a CDS encoding Crp/Fnr family transcriptional regulator gives MRPARTNRTQVRFGRVFSCARLIQSFGQATRPFYWDANILHKLKIYQTIYFKFQNDYFWTMISKENLEQFSYLFDETIIDDISNVAQLKTFKKNDIIIDIGQELTHIPLLTEGNIKVLREDNDGHELLLYVLETGDTCAMSLTCCMAKSVSKIRAIADEDASVIMIPISYMTKWFNSNESWRNFILQSYQVRFDEMLETIDTLAFMKMDERLFKYLSDQVKLSASTNLEITHQEIAEDLHTSRVVISRLLKQLEKENKIELGRNKISVLEF, from the coding sequence ATGCGCCCTGCCCGAACGAATCGAACCCAAGTTCGGTTTGGGCGGGTATTCAGTTGCGCCCGCCTGATACAATCATTCGGACAGGCCACGAGGCCTTTTTATTGGGATGCAAATATACTACATAAATTAAAAATCTACCAAACTATTTATTTCAAATTTCAAAATGATTATTTTTGGACCATGATTTCTAAAGAAAACCTTGAGCAATTCAGTTATTTGTTTGATGAAACTATCATCGACGATATTTCTAATGTCGCACAATTAAAAACGTTCAAAAAAAACGATATCATTATAGATATTGGCCAAGAATTAACTCATATTCCATTACTTACAGAAGGTAACATCAAAGTGTTGCGAGAAGATAATGATGGCCATGAACTGTTATTGTATGTATTAGAAACTGGTGATACTTGTGCCATGTCCCTCACTTGTTGTATGGCTAAATCTGTTAGTAAAATTCGTGCTATTGCAGATGAAGATGCTAGCGTTATTATGATTCCTATTTCCTATATGACAAAGTGGTTTAATTCTAATGAAAGCTGGAGAAACTTCATTCTACAAAGCTATCAAGTTCGTTTTGATGAAATGCTAGAAACCATCGACACGCTTGCTTTTATGAAAATGGACGAGCGTCTATTTAAATATCTTAGCGATCAAGTAAAGTTATCTGCTTCAACCAACTTAGAAATAACTCATCAAGAAATTGCTGAAGACTTACACACCTCTAGAGTCGTAATTTCAAGACTTTTAAAACAACTTGAAAAAGAGAACAAAATTGAACTCGGTAGAAATAAGATATCCGTTTTGGAGTTTTAG
- a CDS encoding YeeE/YedE family protein — protein MEYILQPWPWYVSGPLIALVMFLLLYSGRTFGMSSNLRTLCAIGGAGKKAEFFNFDWKSQRWNLIVVLGAIFGGFIAHYLLSNPINIDLSEATIKDLNALGFKNVGQSLLPAELYSWDAVFSLKGILILVIGGFLVGFGTRYAGGCTSGHAITGLSSLQLPSLIAVIGFFLGGLIMIHLIFPILF, from the coding sequence ATGGAATACATTTTACAACCTTGGCCTTGGTATGTTTCAGGACCATTAATAGCGTTAGTCATGTTTCTACTGCTCTATTCTGGTAGAACCTTCGGCATGTCATCTAATCTAAGAACATTGTGTGCCATTGGAGGCGCAGGAAAAAAAGCGGAGTTCTTTAATTTCGATTGGAAAAGTCAACGCTGGAACCTCATCGTTGTTCTTGGTGCCATTTTCGGTGGATTTATTGCGCATTATTTATTGTCAAACCCTATCAATATAGACCTCAGTGAGGCTACAATTAAAGATTTGAACGCGCTTGGTTTTAAAAATGTTGGACAAAGTTTATTACCAGCAGAGCTCTATAGTTGGGATGCGGTCTTTAGCTTAAAGGGTATTCTGATACTCGTTATTGGCGGGTTCCTTGTTGGATTCGGCACACGTTACGCTGGCGGCTGTACATCCGGACATGCCATTACAGGACTTAGCAGTTTGCAATTACCGTCACTTATTGCTGTCATTGGTTTTTTCTTAGGCGGTTTAATTATGATTCATTTAATTTTTCCAATACTATTTTGA
- a CDS encoding DUF6691 family protein, with translation MGKFIKFFVVGILFGIVLVKSEAVSWYRIFEMFKFQSFHMYGIIGTAVGTGIILLLIAKFKNVKTIEGSFLRVPLKDRGFTRYIIGGTIFGLGWALSGACPGPMYILIGTGAFSVLILIAAALLGTYAYGLLKDKLPH, from the coding sequence ATGGGTAAGTTTATCAAGTTTTTTGTTGTGGGCATTTTATTCGGAATTGTTTTAGTAAAGTCTGAAGCCGTTTCATGGTATCGTATTTTTGAAATGTTTAAATTTCAATCCTTCCACATGTACGGAATTATTGGAACTGCCGTCGGTACAGGAATCATTTTACTTTTAATAGCTAAATTCAAGAATGTAAAAACCATAGAAGGTTCATTTTTGAGGGTGCCATTAAAAGATCGAGGATTTACGAGATATATCATTGGAGGAACCATATTCGGTCTAGGTTGGGCCTTAAGTGGTGCTTGTCCAGGACCTATGTACATCTTAATTGGTACTGGCGCCTTTTCGGTCCTAATTTTGATAGCAGCTGCCTTATTGGGCACTTACGCTTATGGCCTTTTAAAAGATAAACTACCTCACTAA
- a CDS encoding sulfite exporter TauE/SafE family protein: MALIEILGYVGALVVGLVLGLIGGGGSILTVPIMVYLIGLNPIVATAYSLFVVGTTSVFGAFQNYKKGLVDVKTAIVFAVPAFIVVYLTRRYFVPIIPDVIFSIDDFEVTNNIFIMIFFALVMLLASYSMIKGRKTIVPKEEQNLVYNYPLIAFQATVIGVFSGIVGAGGGFLIIPTLVLLGKLPMKKAIGTSLFVIAVNSLFGFLGDLSNIDINWTFLLTFTFISIIGILIGSHFSKFISGRRLKKGFGYFTIIMAIYIVYRELF, encoded by the coding sequence ATGGCACTCATTGAAATATTAGGTTATGTTGGCGCATTAGTGGTTGGACTCGTACTAGGTCTAATTGGTGGAGGCGGTTCTATTTTAACCGTACCGATTATGGTGTATCTTATTGGTTTAAACCCGATTGTTGCGACGGCCTATTCGTTGTTCGTTGTTGGTACTACTTCTGTTTTTGGAGCATTTCAAAATTATAAAAAAGGATTGGTGGACGTAAAAACAGCCATTGTGTTTGCCGTGCCAGCTTTTATAGTAGTCTATCTTACAAGACGGTATTTTGTGCCCATAATTCCAGATGTGATTTTTAGCATTGATGATTTTGAAGTGACAAACAACATCTTTATTATGATCTTTTTTGCCCTTGTTATGCTTTTGGCGAGCTATTCAATGATTAAGGGCAGAAAAACCATAGTACCAAAGGAAGAACAGAACTTAGTATACAATTATCCCTTAATTGCATTTCAGGCCACAGTTATCGGTGTTTTCTCAGGAATTGTAGGCGCTGGTGGTGGATTTTTAATCATTCCGACTTTAGTGCTTTTAGGAAAACTACCAATGAAAAAAGCGATAGGCACTTCATTATTTGTCATCGCTGTAAATTCATTGTTTGGTTTTCTTGGCGATTTATCCAATATCGATATTAATTGGACCTTTCTTTTAACATTCACTTTTATTTCGATTATAGGTATACTGATCGGATCCCATTTCTCAAAATTTATCAGTGGACGAAGACTTAAAAAAGGCTTTGGTTATTTTACCATTATCATGGCTATTTACATTGTATATCGAGAACTTTTCTGA
- a CDS encoding MBL fold metallo-hydrolase codes for MKIEQLYTGCLAQGAYYIESEGEVAIIDPLREIQQYIDKAQSSNAKIKYILETHFHADFVSGHVDLAKETGATIVFGPGASTEYDIHSAEDGEELKLGNITLKVLHTPGHTLESVTYLLIDENGKDHAIFSGDTLFLGDVGRPDLAIKSDLTKEDLAAMLFDSLRNKIMPLADDVIVYPAHGAGSACGKNLSKETVGVLGEQKKTNYALRANMTKAEFVKEVLDGIAAPPQYFQKNAMMNKMGYDNFDTVLKTGNVALNPEAFEAMANHESALVLDVRPQSDFIKAHIPNSIFIGLNGSFAPWVGALITDIKQPIILVVPEGKSEEAVTRLSRVGYDNTLGYLEGGIEAWKKAGKDIETLESISAEEFAERAKAENLNVLDVRKDGEYQSMHLEDAQHFSLDFINENMNDIDKDKTYYVHCAGGYRSVIAESILKARGFDKLVDIAGGFGAIKETDLKTTDFVCPSTL; via the coding sequence ATGAAAATAGAACAATTATATACAGGCTGTTTAGCACAAGGTGCTTACTATATTGAATCTGAAGGTGAAGTTGCTATAATTGATCCGCTCAGGGAAATTCAACAATACATAGATAAAGCGCAATCCAGTAACGCAAAAATCAAATATATCTTAGAAACCCATTTTCATGCTGATTTTGTTTCAGGACATGTGGATTTAGCTAAGGAAACTGGTGCGACCATCGTTTTTGGACCAGGCGCATCTACTGAGTATGATATCCATTCTGCTGAAGATGGTGAGGAATTAAAACTAGGAAATATCACCCTAAAAGTTTTGCACACACCAGGACACACCTTAGAATCGGTTACCTATTTATTAATTGACGAAAACGGAAAAGACCATGCCATTTTTTCTGGTGACACATTATTTTTGGGTGATGTTGGCAGACCTGATTTAGCAATCAAATCTGATTTAACGAAAGAAGATTTAGCAGCTATGCTATTCGATTCCCTTCGAAATAAAATCATGCCTTTGGCAGACGATGTTATTGTTTACCCTGCCCATGGTGCTGGTTCGGCTTGTGGAAAAAATCTAAGTAAGGAAACCGTCGGTGTTTTGGGCGAACAGAAAAAAACCAATTACGCCTTACGAGCAAACATGACCAAAGCCGAATTTGTAAAAGAAGTTTTGGATGGCATTGCGGCACCACCACAGTATTTTCAAAAAAATGCGATGATGAACAAAATGGGCTATGATAATTTTGATACCGTTTTAAAAACGGGTAATGTTGCCCTTAACCCAGAAGCGTTTGAAGCGATGGCAAATCATGAATCTGCTTTGGTTTTAGACGTAAGACCTCAATCTGATTTTATAAAAGCCCATATTCCAAATTCAATATTTATTGGCTTGAATGGTTCTTTTGCGCCATGGGTCGGTGCTTTGATTACGGATATAAAGCAACCTATTATTTTAGTCGTTCCTGAAGGCAAATCTGAAGAAGCCGTTACCAGATTATCCCGTGTTGGTTACGACAATACCCTAGGCTATCTTGAAGGTGGAATTGAGGCTTGGAAAAAAGCAGGAAAAGACATTGAAACCTTGGAATCTATTTCCGCTGAAGAATTTGCGGAAAGAGCAAAAGCTGAAAATCTTAATGTTTTAGATGTACGCAAAGATGGTGAGTATCAATCGATGCATTTAGAAGATGCGCAACATTTTTCTTTGGATTTTATCAATGAAAACATGAATGACATAGATAAAGATAAAACCTACTATGTGCACTGTGCTGGTGGTTACCGTTCAGTAATTGCAGAATCCATATTGAAAGCCAGAGGGTTTGATAAGTTAGTTGATATTGCTGGTGGTTTTGGCGCCATTAAAGAAACAGATTTGAAGACTACAGATTTTGTTTGTCCTTCAACCTTATAG
- a CDS encoding ATP-dependent Clp protease adaptor ClpS codes for MTKEKHSEELLLKEEVLKENEIVLFNDEVNTFDHVIDTLIYACDHMPEQAEQCALLVHYKGKCTVKTGSYDDLEPRCSKLLQAGLSAEIV; via the coding sequence ATGACAAAAGAAAAACATTCAGAAGAACTTCTCTTAAAAGAAGAAGTATTAAAAGAAAACGAAATTGTATTATTTAATGATGAGGTCAATACGTTCGATCATGTTATTGACACCTTAATATACGCTTGTGATCACATGCCAGAACAAGCTGAGCAATGTGCATTATTAGTACATTATAAAGGTAAATGTACAGTTAAAACAGGCTCTTACGACGATTTAGAACCGCGTTGTTCCAAGCTTTTGCAAGCTGGACTAAGTGCTGAAATAGTATAA
- the prmA gene encoding 50S ribosomal protein L11 methyltransferase, with protein MKNPIYLGYDFNVNPLQPATEILIAELGYAGFESFVETEEGVTAYIQKEEWNEDILSDIQILNSEEFEITYTFEEIEQTNWNEEWEKNFNPIIVDNLVSVRAPFHEKPDTKYDIIIEPKMSFGTGHHETTHMMIQHILKNDFKDKSVLDMGCGTGVLAILAEKVGATKLDAIDIDNWCYLNSLENVERNNCNLISVYEGDVKLLEGKTYDSIIANINRNILLQDIATYAKCMNKNGTLFLSGFYKEDIPIIEAECNKQMLKLTETIQKGQWVSLKFIN; from the coding sequence ATGAAAAATCCAATTTATTTAGGTTACGATTTTAACGTGAATCCATTACAGCCAGCTACCGAAATCCTAATTGCGGAACTCGGCTATGCAGGTTTTGAAAGTTTTGTGGAAACCGAAGAGGGTGTAACAGCATACATTCAAAAAGAAGAATGGAACGAAGATATCTTAAGCGATATTCAGATTTTAAATTCCGAAGAATTCGAAATCACCTATACTTTTGAAGAAATAGAACAAACGAACTGGAACGAAGAATGGGAAAAAAACTTCAATCCGATCATTGTGGATAATTTAGTTTCTGTACGTGCACCTTTTCATGAAAAACCAGATACGAAATATGATATAATCATAGAACCAAAAATGAGTTTCGGTACAGGCCATCATGAAACCACACACATGATGATTCAACATATTCTGAAAAATGATTTTAAAGATAAATCAGTATTGGATATGGGTTGTGGTACTGGAGTTCTGGCAATTTTAGCTGAGAAGGTTGGCGCCACAAAGCTCGATGCTATCGACATTGATAATTGGTGTTATTTGAATAGTTTAGAGAACGTGGAGCGAAATAATTGTAACCTTATTTCGGTTTACGAAGGCGATGTGAAATTACTGGAAGGCAAAACTTACGATAGTATTATTGCTAACATTAATCGCAATATTTTGCTTCAAGACATTGCAACTTACGCCAAATGCATGAATAAAAACGGGACACTCTTTTTAAGCGGTTTTTACAAAGAAGACATTCCAATTATTGAAGCCGAATGTAATAAACAGATGTTAAAATTGACTGAAACTATACAAAAAGGGCAGTGGGTATCGTTAAAATTTATAAATTAG
- a CDS encoding tail fiber domain-containing protein, with product MKNYKIIIVLIVLCTQSVISQVGIGNTSPNATLDISSSNQATPNNTDGILIPKVDEFPTTNPTALQDGMLVYATGNGTPTKGFYYWDISGTSWINATGAKRINDLVDGKSDNDGSSLFLGVDAGLNDDASINFNVGVGYWSMVSNTSGEYNTAIGAASMYSNTIGSYNTANGVSSLYSNTSGNYNAATGIESMLNNTEGNANTAYGAQSLYTNTTGDYNSAIGAASLYSNITGSRNIGLGGFSLYSNISGNLNLALGGQSLENNETGYGNIAIGFQSGSQMPDLNNNITIGYQSGFNETASDRLYIENSNADANNALIYGEFDNNILGFNANLGIGTIAPVTRLHIVEEGIADTQTIVAGLASNTSNRPVLQFSETANMGLAEGMSIEYNGVGLAGENRMVINGLGGNPLIQFRNNGNLNVLNGSVGVQTEFPTCALEINHPTGSGIEGLKLSNQVDTDNWRFYVQWNTNTLALMYNNVNVGNFDDVSGVYTAISDKNQKTNISSVASVLEKIQTLQVVDYNFIFQKDSKKYVGLIAQDVEVVFPHLVNPPNEESPNYTMDYSGFGVLAIKAIQEQQAEIKELKQQLQWQQKEIDKIKSILEEVITD from the coding sequence ACTAGTCCGAACGCAACTTTGGATATCAGCTCCTCCAATCAAGCAACTCCAAATAATACGGATGGTATTTTAATTCCCAAAGTTGACGAATTTCCTACCACTAACCCAACCGCTTTGCAAGATGGTATGCTTGTCTATGCTACGGGAAACGGAACACCTACTAAAGGATTTTATTATTGGGATATTTCTGGAACAAGCTGGATAAACGCTACTGGAGCGAAGCGTATCAATGATTTGGTGGATGGAAAAAGCGATAATGATGGGTCATCTTTATTTTTAGGGGTCGATGCTGGTTTAAATGATGATGCATCAATCAACTTTAATGTAGGTGTTGGATATTGGAGTATGGTGAGTAATACGTCGGGAGAATATAATACAGCAATAGGAGCTGCATCTATGTATAGTAATACAATAGGTTCTTATAATACTGCAAACGGAGTATCATCATTATACAGCAATACAAGTGGAAATTATAATGCCGCTACTGGTATTGAATCTATGCTTAATAATACTGAGGGTAATGCAAATACAGCCTATGGTGCTCAATCTCTTTATACTAATACTACAGGTGATTATAATTCTGCAATTGGAGCAGCAAGTTTGTATTCAAATATTACGGGTTCTAGAAATATAGGTTTGGGTGGCTTTAGCCTTTATTCAAATATTTCTGGCAATCTAAATTTGGCATTGGGAGGTCAAAGTTTGGAAAATAATGAAACGGGTTACGGTAATATTGCTATAGGATTTCAATCTGGTAGTCAAATGCCAGATCTGAACAATAACATTACAATTGGCTATCAATCAGGCTTCAATGAAACCGCAAGTGACAGGCTTTATATAGAAAACTCAAATGCCGATGCCAATAACGCCTTAATTTATGGGGAATTTGATAACAATATTTTAGGTTTTAATGCCAACTTAGGTATTGGCACCATCGCCCCAGTCACTAGATTGCATATTGTTGAAGAAGGCATTGCTGATACTCAGACTATTGTTGCAGGTTTAGCATCCAATACGTCTAATCGTCCCGTTTTACAATTTTCAGAAACTGCCAATATGGGTTTAGCTGAAGGGATGAGCATAGAATATAATGGTGTTGGTTTAGCTGGGGAAAATAGAATGGTAATTAATGGTCTTGGCGGTAATCCACTAATTCAATTTAGAAATAACGGTAATCTTAATGTACTTAATGGAAGCGTTGGCGTCCAAACCGAATTTCCTACATGCGCATTGGAAATCAATCATCCTACAGGGTCAGGTATCGAAGGGCTAAAATTGTCTAACCAAGTAGATACGGATAATTGGCGATTTTATGTACAGTGGAATACAAATACCTTAGCTCTTATGTACAATAATGTAAACGTTGGAAACTTTGATGACGTTTCAGGAGTTTACACGGCTATTTCTGATAAAAACCAAAAAACCAACATTTCAAGTGTGGCTTCAGTTTTAGAAAAAATTCAAACGCTTCAGGTGGTGGATTATAATTTCATATTTCAAAAAGATTCTAAAAAATATGTAGGACTCATTGCTCAAGATGTTGAAGTTGTTTTTCCGCATCTGGTTAATCCACCCAACGAAGAATCACCAAATTATACTATGGATTATAGCGGATTTGGAGTTTTGGCAATAAAGGCCATTCAGGAACAGCAAGCAGAAATTAAAGAACTTAAACAGCAATTGCAGTGGCAACAAAAAGAAATTGATAAAATTAAATCCATTTTAGAAGAAGTCATAACTGATTAA